In the genome of Massilia sp. UMI-21, the window GCGTTCGATCGTCCCCTACATGCGCACCCAGAACCAGGTGCCGATCATGACGAACTCGGAGTCGCTCCTGCAGTTCGGTAACAATGCCTACGCCAAGCCGGCCGCCGCCCTGAACGTGCTGCGCGAGACCGTCCTGGGCCGCGAACTGTTCGACTTCGCCTTCAAGGAATACGCCGAGCGCTGGAAGTTCAAGCGCCCGACCCCTTCCGACTTCTTCCGCACCATGGAAGATGCGTCGGGTACGGACCTCGACTGGTTCTGGCGCGGCTGGTTCTACACCACCGACGCGGTGGACATCAGCGTGGACGGCATCACCGAGTACACGGTCAGCACCAAGGATCCGGAAATCGAAAAGGCCTGGGCGCGCGCCCGCAAGCAGGAAGAGCCGATCTCGGTCACCGACCAGCGCAACAAGGGCATGGAGCGCCGCGTCGACCGCTTCCCCGAGCTGAAGGACTTCTACAACCAGAACGACGACTTCACCGTCACCAACAAGGACCGCAACAAGTTCAACGAGACGGTCGCCGGCCTGGAAGACTGGGAAAAGGCCCTGCTCAAGGAAGGCAAGCACCTGTACCTGGTGGACTTTTCGAACAAGGGCGGCCTGGTGACTCCGCTGATCGTCGAGATCACGACCAAGAGCGGCAAGAAATACATCGAGCGCATCCCGGCCGAAGTATGGCGCTACTCGCCGAAGAAGGTCACCAAGCTGTTCATCACGGACGAAGAGATCGTCGGCCTGACCCAGGACCCGTACTGGGAAACCGCCGACATCGACGTGAGCAACAACGCGTGGCCGGCCAAGCCGACCCCGTCGCGCCTGGAACTGTTCAAGTCCGAGCGTGAGCCGTCCAACAACCTGATGCGCGACTTTAATACCAAGCTGAAGGCCCCGGGCCAGAAAGACGACGCAGCGAAGGCCGAGTAAACCTGGCTTGCGCTGGAATGCGGCGCGGGCCTGGCCCGCGCCGAACGCTTTCACGACCGGCAGGGCTGCGCGCCCTGCCGTTTGTTTATTGATGAAGATTTTCGTTAAAAGAACCGCATGAAGATGAAGTCCCTGCAGGCGAGCCTCGCCGCCCTGTTCCTCGCAAGCGCAACGCTGGGCGCCGCGGCCTCACCGGTTGCCGCGCCGGCCTTCGACGACAAGTTCCGCCAGCTCGACGAGTTGCTGCCGACCGCCACCGAGACCCGCACCGCCTCCGGCGCCCCGGGCCACCGCTACTGGCAGCAGCGCGCCGACTACCGCCTGCGCGCCACCCTCGACGAGGACAAGCGCGTCATCAGCGGTTCCGGCACCGTCACCTACACCAACAATTCGCCGGACACCCTGTCCTACCTGTGGGTGCAGCTCGACCAGAACATGTTCCGCGCCGATTCGGACAACCGCCGCATCGCCAGCCTGCCCTCGCGCCAGGCCTGGCAGGCGCGCGGCAGCGACGGCGTCAAGTTCGACACCCTGAAGGCCACGCTCGAACAGCGGCGCTTCGAAGGCGGCATCCAGGTCACCAGCGTGCAGGGCGCCGACGGCCGCGCCTTGCGCCACACGGTCAACAAGACCATGATGCGGATCGACCTGCCGCAGCCGCTCAAGCCGGGCGCGCGCGTCTCCTTCAACCTGGCCTGGACCTTCAACATCCCCGAGGCGAACGTCGTCGGACGCCGCACCGGCTTCGAGAAATTCGACGACGGCAACGACATCTACCTGTCTGCCCAGTGGTTCCCGCGCATGGCGGCCTACTACGACGTGAAGGGCTGGCAGCACAAGCAGTACATGGGCGACGGCGAATTCACGCTGGAATTCGGCGACTACGACGTGCAGCTGACCGTCCCGGCCGACCATGTGGTGGCGTCCACCGGCGAACTGCAGAACGCCGACGCGGTGCTCACCGGCGTCCAGCGCGAGCGCCTGCGCCAGGCACGGTCTGCGAACAAGCCGGTCCTCATCGTCACCCAGGCGGAAGCCGAAGCAGCTGAAAAACTGCGCTCGGCTGCCAAGAACAAGGCCACCAAGACCTGGCACTTCAAGGCGCGCGACGTGCGCGACTTCGCCTTTGCCTCGAGCCGCAAGTTCATCTGGGACGCCCAGGGCATCAAGAGCGGCGACAAGGACGTGCTGGCGATGTCCTACTATCCGAAGGAAGGCAATCCGCTGTGGGAGCGCTATTCGACGGCCGCCGTGATCCACACCATCGAGCAGTACAACAAGTATTCCTTCGACTATCCCTACCCGATCGCGATCTCGGTGAACGGCTCGATCGGCGGCATGGAGTACCCGATGATCTCGTTCAATGCCGGGCGCCCGGCGAAGGACAAGAAGACCGGCGAACTCACTTATGCAAAGAGCACCAAGTATGGCCTGATCAGCGTGATCATCCATGAAGTCGGCCACAATTACTTCCCGATGATCGTCAACTCGGACGAGCGCCAGTGGACCTGGATGGACGAGGGCATGAACAGCTTCCTGCAGTTCCTGGCCGAGGAAGCCTGGGAAGAGAACTATCCATCGCGCCGCGGCGAAGCGCGCAACATCGTCGACTACATGCGCAGCACCAACCAGGTGCCGGTCATGACCAATGCCGAGTCAACCGTCCAGCGCGGCAACAACGCCTATGCCAAGCCGGCCACCGCGTTCAACATCCTGCGCGAGACCGTCCTGGGCCGCGAACTGTTCGACTTCGCCTTCAAGGAATACGCCGAGCGCTGGAAGTTCAAGCGCCCGACCCCGGCCGACTTCTTCCGCACCATGGAAGACGCTTCCGGCACCGATCTCGACTGGTTCTGGCGCGGCTGGTTCTACACCACCGATGCGGTGGACGTGAGCGTGGACGGCGTTACCGAATACACCGTCAGCAGCAAGGACCCGGAAGTCGAGAAGGCCTGGGCGCGCGCCCGCAAGCAGGAGGAGCCGATCTCGCTCACCGACCAGCGCAACAAGGGCATGCAGCGCCGCGTCGACCGTTTCCCGGAACTGCGCGACTTCTACAACGAGCACGACGAGTTCACCGTCACCAACAAGGACCGCAACAAGTTCAACGAGACTGTGGCCGGCCTGGAAGACTGGGAAAAGGCCCTGCTCAAGGAAGGCAAGCACCTGTACCTGGTGGACTTTTCCAACAAGGGCGGCCTGGTGACCCCGCTGATCGTGGAAATCACGACCAGGAGCGGCAAGAAAACCATCGAGCGCATCCCGGCCGAAGTATGGCGCTACTCGCCCAGGAAGATCACCAAGCTGTTCATCACGGACGAAGAGATCGTCGGCCTGACCCAGGACCCGTACTGGGAAACCGCCGACATCGACGTGAGCAACAACGCCTGGCCGGCCAAGCCGACCCCGTCGCGGCTGGAACTGTTCAAGTCCGCGCGTGAACCGGCCAACAACCTGATGCGCGACTTCAATACCAAGCTGGCGCCGCCGAAGGCGCCCAAAGCCGCTGAAAATGCGGCTGAAAATGCCGCCAAGGAAGCCGAGTAACGATGATGCTCCACCTGAAGCCCTCTTTCAAGGCGCTGTTCGCCGCCGCCCTGCTCAGCCTGAGCATGGCGGCGGATGCGCACCGCTTCCACATGGGGATCACCGAGGTCGCGTACAACCCGCGCACCAAGAGCACGGAGATCGTCCATACCTACATGGCGCACGACATCGAGGCGCTCCTGATGAACACCTACGGACGCCAGTTCGACCTGACCGATCCGGAAGACCAGGCGGTCCTGCGGCAATACGTCGAGGGCCGCTTCTGGCTCAAGGGGCAGGACGGGGCGCGCCTGCCGGTGCGCTGGGTCGGCATGACGGCCGACTCGCAAAGCGTCACCATCTACCAGGAGCTGGAGAACGCGCCACTGTCGAAGACCGCCGCCATCCACCAGGCCATGCTGGTGGACTTCCTGCCCGAGCAGGTCAACACCGTCAACCTGAACGACGCGGGCAAGATCCGCTCCCTCACCTTCACCCAGGCCGCCGTCGCGCTGCCGACACAGGAGAATCGACCCTGATGCCCATTCCTTCCGCTCGCACCCGGCTCGCCTTTGCCATTGCCGCACTATTCGTCCATCTGCCTGCCGCCGCCGACGACTTCGTCCTGCAGCGCGTGCTGGTGGAGGGCTCGCGTATCAGCCAGATCGGCATGACC includes:
- a CDS encoding M1 family metallopeptidase: MKMKSLQASLAALFLASATLGAAASPVAAPAFDDKFRQLDELLPTATETRTASGAPGHRYWQQRADYRLRATLDEDKRVISGSGTVTYTNNSPDTLSYLWVQLDQNMFRADSDNRRIASLPSRQAWQARGSDGVKFDTLKATLEQRRFEGGIQVTSVQGADGRALRHTVNKTMMRIDLPQPLKPGARVSFNLAWTFNIPEANVVGRRTGFEKFDDGNDIYLSAQWFPRMAAYYDVKGWQHKQYMGDGEFTLEFGDYDVQLTVPADHVVASTGELQNADAVLTGVQRERLRQARSANKPVLIVTQAEAEAAEKLRSAAKNKATKTWHFKARDVRDFAFASSRKFIWDAQGIKSGDKDVLAMSYYPKEGNPLWERYSTAAVIHTIEQYNKYSFDYPYPIAISVNGSIGGMEYPMISFNAGRPAKDKKTGELTYAKSTKYGLISVIIHEVGHNYFPMIVNSDERQWTWMDEGMNSFLQFLAEEAWEENYPSRRGEARNIVDYMRSTNQVPVMTNAESTVQRGNNAYAKPATAFNILRETVLGRELFDFAFKEYAERWKFKRPTPADFFRTMEDASGTDLDWFWRGWFYTTDAVDVSVDGVTEYTVSSKDPEVEKAWARARKQEEPISLTDQRNKGMQRRVDRFPELRDFYNEHDEFTVTNKDRNKFNETVAGLEDWEKALLKEGKHLYLVDFSNKGGLVTPLIVEITTRSGKKTIERIPAEVWRYSPRKITKLFITDEEIVGLTQDPYWETADIDVSNNAWPAKPTPSRLELFKSAREPANNLMRDFNTKLAPPKAPKAAENAAENAAKEAE